CCGCGACGCTTATGCCAAGCTCTGCAAGGACGCCGGCGCCGAGAACATCGCCGTGGCCGTGCGCTCGTCCGCCACCGCCGAAGACCTGCCCGACGCCTCCTTCGCCGGCCAGCAGGAAACCTTCCTCAACGTGGTGGGCATCGAGGACGTGCTGCACAAGGTGAAGGAAGTCTTCGCCTCGCTGTACAACGACCGCGCCATCGCCTACCGCGTGCACCAGGGCTTCAAGCACGAAGACGTGTTCCTGTCCGCTGGCGTGCAGCTCATGGTGCGCTCGGACGTGGGTGCCTCGGGCGTGCTGTTCACGCTGGACACCGAGTCGGGCTTCCGCGACGTGGTGTTCGTCACCGGCTCCTACGGCCTGGGCGAAATGGTCGTGCAGGGTGCGGTGAACCCGGACGAGTTCTATGTATTCAAGCCCACGCTGAAGGCCGGCAAGCCCGCCGTGCTGCGCCGCAGCCTCGGCGCCAAGCAGCAGCGCATGGTGTACTCCAGCGCGCCCGGCGAGCGCGTCAAGATCGAAGAAACACCGGCCGAGCTGCGCAACAAGTTCTGCATCACCGACGAGGACGTGCAGGAGCTCTCCAAGCAGGCGCTGATCATCGAGCAGCATTACGGCCGCCCGATGGACGTCGAATGGGCGAAGGACGGCAACACCGGCAAGCTCTACATCGTGCAGGCTCGCCCGGAGACGGTGAAGTCGCGCGCGCACGCCACGCAGCTCGAGCGCTTCCATCTCAATGAGAAGGGCAAGGTGCTAGCCGAAGGCCGCGCCATCGGCCAGAAGATCGGCTCGGGCAAGGCGCGCGTCATCCGCTCGCTGGCCGACATGAACAAGGTGCAGGCCGGCGACGTGCTGATCGCCGACATGACCGATCCCGATTGGGAACCGGTGATGAAGCGTGCCGCCGCCATCGTGACCAATCGCGGCGGCCGCACTTGCCACGCCGCCATCATCGCCCGTGAGCTGGGCGTGCCGGCCGTGGTCGGCACGGGCAACGCGCTGGACAAGATCCCGGACGGCGCGGAGGTCACCGTGTCCTGCGCCGAGGGCGATACCGGCATGATCTACGAGGGTCTGCTGAAGTTCGACCGCGTCACCGCCGACCTCGGCGACATGCCCGAAGCCCCGCTCAAGATCATGATGAACGTGGCCAACCCGGAGCGCGCCTTCGACTTCGGCATGCTGCCGAATGCCGGCATCGGCCTGGCCCGCCTGGAAATGATCATCGCCAGCCACATCGGCGTGCATCCGAAGGCGCTGCTGGAATACGCCAAGCAGGACGCCGAAACCAAGAAGAAGATCGACGAGCGCATGGCCGGCTATGCCGACCCGGTGTCGTTCTACGTCGATCGCCTCGCCGAAGGCATCGCCACCATCGCCGCCTCGGTGTACCCGAAGCCGGTGATCGTGCGCCTGTCCGACTTCAAGTCGAACGAGTACGCCGGCCTCATCGGCGGTTCGCGCTACGAGCCGCATGAAGAGAACCCGATGATCGGCTACCGCGGCGCCAGCCGTTACGTCGACCCGGGCTTCGCTGAGTCGTTCTCGCTGGAGTGCAAGGCCGTCAAGCGCGTGCGCGAAGTGATGGGCCTGGACAACGTGTGGGTGATGATTCCGTTCGTGCGCACGCTGGGCGAAGGCCGCAAGGTCATCGAAGTGCTGGGCAAGAACGGCCTCAAGCAGGGCGAGCACGGCCTGAAGGTGATCATGATGTGCGAAGTACCGTCCAACGCCCTTCTTGCGGACGAGTTCCTGGAGATCTTCGATGGGTTCTCCATCGGCTCCAACGACCTGACCCAGCTCACCCTGGGCCTGGACCGTGACTCGAGCATCGTGGCCAACCTGTTCGACGAGCGCGACCCGGCCGTGAAGAAGCTGCTCGCACTCGCCATCAAGACGGCGCGCGAGAAGGGCAAGTACGTCGGCATCTGCGGCCAGGGCCCGTCCGACCACCCGGACCTCGCCGAGTGGCTGATGGATCAGGGTATCGAGTCGGTATCGCTCAACCCGGACACCGTCGTCGACACCTGGCTGCGCCTGGCCAAGCGCAAGGCTAAGGCTGCCTAAGTCGATCGAGAAGCAGTAAATGCGAGGGGCGGTGGCGACACCGCCCCTTCTCTTTGCCGGTCGTCAGGGAGAGCAAGGTCGACCACCGGTATCGAAGATGCTGTCGTCGGAAAGAATCTGACCGTGCCGCACCGTCAGAAACGTCGAGATGGGCAGGCGCAGTGGCAAGACGCCCGCATCGCTTCGCGCCATGAAACGCACGGCCACACGGTCATCCTGCACGACCATTTGCTCCACCTCGTCGCGGATGTCCGGGAACGCTGCAAACAGCTCGCGATACGTCCGGACCACTTCCGCCCTTCCTGTCCGCGTTTTGCAGAAATCCGACGAGGCGAGCCGTGCATCGCTCGCATAGAGCCGCGCCATGGCCGTCGCATCGTGGCGGTTGAAAGCATCGAACATCGCCTGCACCACCGACGGCGGCGTGGGCTCCGCATCCATCGAAGTCACCATGACGGCAGCCAGCAGCAGGGCACTCACAGGACTCATGATGACCTCGGGGGCCTATGACCAAGGCGCCCAGTCTCCTGCTCCCCGCCCTCGCTCGCGTGTCTCCGCTTGCTCTTTTTGGCAGTACGGAAACTTTCGCGTCACCAGCACGGTCCATCGAAAAACGGACCACGGGAGAACGGCATGCGACGACTGACAAGGCTGTTGGCAGACAACAAGGGCTTCCTGACCTTCATGCTCTGCATGTTCATGTTCCGCAGCGCCGTCGCGGACTGGAACGTCGTACCCACCGGCTCCATGCAGCCCACCATCGAGATCGGCGACCGCATCCTGGTCGACAAGGCCGCCTACGACATCCGCCTGCCCTTCACCCACGTCTCCCTGATGCACCGCGCCGACCCCCAGCGTGGCGACATCGTGGTGCTCGACTCGAGCGCCGCTGGCGAGCGCCTGGTCAAGCGGGTCATCGGCGTTCCGGGCGACCAGGTCGCACTGATCCAGAACCGCCTGTACGTGAATGGCAAGGCCGCCGACTACCGCCCCATCCAGGTCAGCCGCATCCGCGACGACCGCGAAGATCCCGCCCTGTACGCCGTCGAAGACACCGGCGGCATGCACCACGCCGTGCGCTGGTCCCTCGCCGCCCAGGGCCACACCCGCGACTTCGGCCCCGTCAGCGTACCCGCCGGCCACTACCTGCTGCTGGGCGACAATCGCGACAACAGCGCGGACTCCCGCTACTTCGGCTTTTTCCCCAGAAACGAGATCACCGGCCGCGCCACCCGCGTCGCCATGTCACTGGACCCCGACAACCACTACCTGCCCCGCAAAGACCGCTGGGGAGCTGCCTTGCGCTAGCCGGGAAGGCCGGGCAAGAAAAATCACCCTGACCCATTGCCAGCCTCCCCTTCAGCACATAGAATTACCGGCTCGCGTGGACCACACGCACCATCTTGGAGAGGTGGCAGAGTGGTCGAATGTACCTGACTCGAAATCAGGCGTACGTGTAAGCGTACCGTGGGTTCGAATCCCACCCTCTCCGCCAGAAAAACAAACCGTCCCGTCGGTGGGTCGTTTGTTTTTTCTGGCGGAGAGGGTGGGTGAGAACCCACGCGGGTTCGACAAAATTGCCTGGAGCAATTTTGGACAGCCGCAGGCTGGCCCCGCAGCGCGCAAGCGCGAAGGGGTCGGGTCCATGGATGGACCCGACAATCCCACCCGGCAACGCAAGGGCGGCTCTTGCTTTACTCACGGCACCTACCGGAACAAAGCCGCGCCGACCTGGAAAAGTCACCGGCATGTACCAGATCCTTCTTTACGCATTCATCCCTCATCCGTCATGCTCGCATCGCATCGCCACACCAGGCACCCCATGATCGAGTTTGGACACGGAACCCACGTCGGCTTGCGCCGCACGCGCAATGAAGACACCTACTACGCCGATGCGTCGCTTGGCCTGTTTCTCGTGGCCGACGGCATGGGCGGCCACCAGCATGGCGAAGTGGCGTCCGCCCTGGTCCGCGACGCCGTCGCCGACCTGGTCACGCGTGGCCACAGCCTCGTGGAAGCCGTGCGCGCGGCAGACGAACGCCTGATCCAGCACAGCCGCGGCTTCCGGGACGCCCGCCCCATGGGCACGACCATCGCCGCCCTTCGCCTGCACGCGGACAGTTACGAAGTGGTATGGGTGGGCGACAGTCGCGTCTACCTGTGGCAGAAGACGCTGCGCCAGGTCAGCCACGATCATTCGCTCGTGCAGGAACTGGTGGAGGCCGGCACCCTGGACGCCGCCCAGGCGGCACGCCACCCGCACCGGAATGTCATCACGCAGGCCCTGGGCATCACGGCCGCAGAGCAGCTGCACATCGGCATGGCGCGCGGGAAGCTGGAGCACGGCACGTGCTTCCTGCTGTGCACTGACGGGCTCACCGAGGAAGTCGGCGACGCGGTTATCGGGGAGATCGTGTCGCGGCAGGATCTTTCCGCCCAGGAAAGCGTGGAGCACTTGCTGCTGGCCGCGCTCGATGGCGGCGGCAGCGACAACGTCACGGCCATCCTTGCCCGCATCAACTGACGCGGGCAAGCAACCTCAGTTCACCGCAGGCGCCGCCTCGCGCCGCCACACAGACGTCCCTCCGGCACTCTTGTCCAGCGAGTCGAGCCGCTTTTCATGCGCCACGGCTTCGTCGGCATTCGCGCGCAGCACGCGCGGGCGACGATCGAGCAGGACCGGTGTCAGCGCGACGGCAGCGCCCTGCTCCTGCGCACCCTCGAAACCAAGGTCGAGCACGACCTGGCCCGACGTCATGGCGATATAGACATCCGCCAGCAACTGGGCGTCGATCAGGCCGCCATGGAGATCACGCGCGGAGTTGTCGACCCCGAGGCGCTTACAGAGCGCATCCAGGCTGTTGCGCTGGCCGGGATAGCGCTCGCGCGCCATCGCCAGCGTATCGAGCACGCTGCAGCGATCCTCCAGCCGGCCGAACGATTCACCCAGGCGGGCGAGCTCGCCGTTGATGAAGCCCACGTCGAACGTCGCGTTGTGGATGATCACTTCCGCGCCATCGACAAAGGCGAGGAATTCTTCCACCACGTCCGCGAAACGCGGCTTGTCGAGCAGGAACTCATCCTCAATGCCCGTGACCTGCCGCGCGCCTTCGTCGATGGCGCGATCGGGATTGAGGTAGGTCTGGTAATAACGCCCGGTGGGACGACGCTCGATCATCTCCACGCACGCGATTTCGATCAGCCGGTGGCCCTGCCGGACTTCGAGACCGGTGGTCTCGGTATCAAGCACAATCTGCCTCATGGCTTGCTCCTGAATTGCTCTGCCTGTTCACGCGCGGCGACGTCCACGCGCTCGTTCTCCACGTGGCCGTTATGGCCGCGCACCCAATGCCAACGCACCTGATGCGCCTGCGTCGCGTTGGACAAACGCTCCCACAGATCCTGGTTCTTCACCGGTTTCTTGTCGGCGGTCTTCCAGCCATTGGCGCGCCACTTGGGCACCCATTGCTCGATGCCCTGCATGACGTACTTCGAATCGGTGGTCAACGCCACCTTGCAGGGACGCGTCAGCGCTTCGAGTGCCGCAATGGCCGCCATCAGCTCCATCCGATTATTGGTGGTGGCTGGCTCACCACCTGAGAGCATGCGTTCCGTGCCTTTCGCGCGCAGCAGCGCTGCCCAGCCGCCAGGCCCGGGATTGCCCAGGCACGCGCCATCGGTAAAAGCTTCCACTTCAGTCATTGTCACCATCAATACGTGAGAAATCAGGATGCCGCGTTGCGTCGGGCACCCGGTGCCAGGCCTACGTTGACCGTCGCCGGCAAGGCCTTGGGTTTCAGTCGAATGGGAGCAGCCATGCGGCGACGCTTGCGCGCGATAAGCAGATAGCCGCCGCCAAGAGCGTGCGTTGTGTCGATGCCGGCGTGGCGACTCGGCCACAAGCGCCCCACGCGCTCGACGCGCTCGATGTCCAGCTCCCGCCGGCGCACCCAGCGCTCCAGCAGCAAGGGCGAATGCATGGTGGGCGCGTTCCCGCGCGTGCGCCACATCATCCACGGCAACCATGCGCTCAACGGGTGGAGCCCGGTCAGCGCAAGCACGCCGCCCGGCGCCAGCACCCTCGAGGCTTCCTCCAGCATCTGCTGCGGCGTGCCAGAGACCTCAAGGGCATGGCGCAGCAGCACCAGGTCGAAGGCGTCGTCGATAAAGGGGAGCGACTCGTCCGTGCGCGCCTTCACGTCCCCGCCGTAGCGCTGGCCGGCCATGCTCAGGCACGTCCAGTTACCCAGCAAAGGCAGCACCGGGGGCATGTCATCCGCTGCCGCGCTGACCAGCAGCGCATGGGGGCCACTGCAGCGCTGCAGCCCGGGCGCCAGGGCCACCGTCTCCTCGGCCAGCAGGTTGCGCAGAGGGGCGCTGCTATAGATGTCTTGGTCACGCTGAGACATGGAGGACCGACCCGTCGTCACAATGCCCACAGTGTAACGGGAGCCCGCGGACAACGTGCTCGGATCGACAGTGAAAGGTGCGGCCGACGCCTCAAGTCTGAACACCCCTACAGGAGTTTAACGTCTCACTAACGAGCGAGGCATGACGGGGCCGTATAGTCCCTCCCTTCGCGCAAGCCAGGGAGGGGCCTGCGTCAGTCGATACGAGACCCTGGAGGACGACTCCTTGCACGTCGTACCGTTACCGGCGCTTGCCGATAATTACATCTGGTTGCTCCATGACGATGACGGCAACGCCATCGTGGTCGACCCGGGCGACGCCCAACCGGTCGAGGCAGCGCTCGCGCAGCGTCACCTGCAGCTGCGCGCCATCCTATTGACGCATCATCACCACGACCATATCGGCGGCGTGGACGCCCTGCTGTCGCGCCACCGCGTACCGGTATATGCACCGCACGACGAACGCATTGCCACGGCGACGCAGCGCGTGGGCGATGGCGACATCGTGCAGCTTGTCACCCCTGCCGCCCGCTTCGAAGTCATGGCCGTGCCAGGCCACACGACAACGCATATCGCCTATACCGGCGAAGGCATCCTGTTGTGCGGCGACACGCTTTTCAGCATGGGCTGCGGCCGCCTGTTCGAAGGCACACCGGAACAGATGCTGACCTCCCTCGACCGGCTTGCGTCGCTGCCCAGCCACACGCTGGTTTGCTGCGCGCACGAATACACCGCGGCCAATGGACGCTTTGCGCGAACCATCGAGCCGGACAATGCCCCGCTCGCCGCTCGCCAGCAGGAAGTCGCCAACCTGCGCGCACGCAACCAGCCCAGCCTACCGGTTGCGCTTTCCGTCGAGCAGGCCACCAACCCGTTCCTGCGCACCGACAGCGATGCAGTCATCGCGTGGGGTCGGCAGCAAGGCGTCGACGGCGACCGCGTGGCGCGTTTCGCCGCGTTGCGGGCCAACAAGGACGTATTCACCGGATGAAGACCGCCCGACGCTTACGCCCCCTGCCGCTTGCGACGTCGATCTTCCTGGCGGCGTGCGCATCTGGCCCCGCGCAGAAACCCGTGCAGGCACCCATGACCACGTCGGTGCCGCAGAAGACGGTGTCCTTGCATCCCGGCTTGCGCACAGACCCGACATCCATCGCGGCAAACGCAGCCGACGAAGGCAATGTCTGGCAGAACCTTCGCAACAGCTTCGCCATGGCCGATTGCGATGCCGACCCGAATATCGCGGCGTGGGCGCGGCGCTATACGAGCAACCCGGAACGCTTCGAAAACCAGATCGCGGCCGCCGCGCCACGGCTGGCCTACGTGCAACAGGTCGCCGCCCGCCACAACGTGGCCGGCGAATTCGCCCTGATTCCCTGGGTCGAAAGCCAGTACCGCCCGGTCCCGGGTGGCAAGGGCATGCCTGCCGGCATGTGGCAGATCATGCCGCAGACCGCCAACGCCCTTGGCATTCGCGTCGACAAGAATTTCGATGGCCGCCTGGACGTTCCTGCGGCCACCGACGCCATCATGGCGCTGCTCAGCCGCTACCACGATGACCTGGGTGACTGGCGCCTGGTGGACTACGCCTTCAATGCAGGCGAGTTCGGCATCAAGCGCGTGGTCAGCCAGCATGGCGAGCCACCCGCTGAGCCGGTGATCCCGAAGATGCCGGTGAAGCCGGTAACACGCGAACACCTGGTCAAGCTGCTGGCTATCGCGTGTGTCATTCGCGAGCCCGACCGGTTCAACGTGAGCCTGCCGACGCTTCCATCGGAACAGCGCCTGGTCGCGGTAAGCGTCGACAACTCCATGCCGATCACCCGCGCCGCCAGCCATGCCGGCATGTCCACCGACGAACTCAAGGATATCAACGCCGCATTCCGGAACGGCGTGGTGGACACCAACGCATCGCCTTACCTGCTGCTTCCCCGCAGCAAGGTCCAGCAGTTCCGCAACTCGCTGCTGGCTGAAGGCAACAGCGGCAGCGCGCAAACCGTACCGGGCACGGCCACGCTTCCGCCGCTTGGGGCCGCCCTGAGCGCCGCCGACAACGAAGACGACAACGGCAGCGCGCCGGCCATGTCAGGCAACACCACCAGGCGCACCCACACGGTGAAGTCCGGTGAAAGCCTGTGGTCCATCGCCCGCCAGTATTCGCTCGACATCAAGCAACTGGAGCAGTGGAATCACCTCAAAGGTCCGGGCGTCAAACCGGGTCAGGTGCTCCGGGTGAACGCTCCGGGCTGAACGCACGGCACCGTATCGACGAACAAAAAAGGGCGGCCCATGGCCGCCCTTTTCCGTGGATCACCTGCCGCCGCGGTTACATGCGGTCCGCGGCAATCTTGATTTCCGTCTTGGACTTCAGCGAATCGATGAAACCCTGGGTCGCCAGGATGCCATAGGCCTGCGACATCTGATCACGCAGCGTGTTGCGCTGCTCAGCCGAAATCTTGCTCAGGTCGCCTTCCTGCACCTTGTCCACGCCGACCAGGGCATAGTTGCCGTCCTGCAGGGCGACACGCGCAAACTCTGCCTTGCCCGCCGCCGGATGCGGCAGCAGGAACGCCTGTTCAAGCACCTCCGGCGCCACGCCCTGCTGCATGCGTACCGCAGCCGGCACCGTCTGCAGCGAAGCACCCGCCGAGGCGGCCACCGCCTGCATGTCCTCGCCCTTCTGCAGGCGGGCCACTAGCGCGTCGGCGCGCTTCTGTTCCTCGGTCGCGGCACGCTCGTCGAGAATCTTCTGGCGCACCTTGTCCTTCACCTCAGCCAGCGGACGTGCTGCGGCGGCCACGTGCTTGTCCACACGCACCACCACGGCGTGATCCGCACCCAGGTCGATCAGGCCGGAGTTGTTGCCCTGCAGGAGCACATCATCCGAGAAGGCGGCCTGCACCAGCTTGGGATTGGCGGCAAGACCATCGCCGCCCTTGCGGGAGAACAGCTCGGTCGTCTTGACCGGCAGGCTCAGCGCCTGCGCAGCAGGGTCGAGCGACGACGGGTTCTGGTAGGTCTGGTCCGTCAACTTGCCGGCCAGGTCGTTGTACTGGCGATCGCGCT
This genomic interval from Dyella japonica A8 contains the following:
- the ppsA gene encoding phosphoenolpyruvate synthase, which gives rise to MNDLVLWLDTLRMTDLGKVGGKNASLGEMIGNLAKLGVSVPGGFATTADAFQQYLDKSGVAKRIQERLASLDVDDVTALTAAGKEIREWVTETPLPADLDNSIRDAYAKLCKDAGAENIAVAVRSSATAEDLPDASFAGQQETFLNVVGIEDVLHKVKEVFASLYNDRAIAYRVHQGFKHEDVFLSAGVQLMVRSDVGASGVLFTLDTESGFRDVVFVTGSYGLGEMVVQGAVNPDEFYVFKPTLKAGKPAVLRRSLGAKQQRMVYSSAPGERVKIEETPAELRNKFCITDEDVQELSKQALIIEQHYGRPMDVEWAKDGNTGKLYIVQARPETVKSRAHATQLERFHLNEKGKVLAEGRAIGQKIGSGKARVIRSLADMNKVQAGDVLIADMTDPDWEPVMKRAAAIVTNRGGRTCHAAIIARELGVPAVVGTGNALDKIPDGAEVTVSCAEGDTGMIYEGLLKFDRVTADLGDMPEAPLKIMMNVANPERAFDFGMLPNAGIGLARLEMIIASHIGVHPKALLEYAKQDAETKKKIDERMAGYADPVSFYVDRLAEGIATIAASVYPKPVIVRLSDFKSNEYAGLIGGSRYEPHEENPMIGYRGASRYVDPGFAESFSLECKAVKRVREVMGLDNVWVMIPFVRTLGEGRKVIEVLGKNGLKQGEHGLKVIMMCEVPSNALLADEFLEIFDGFSIGSNDLTQLTLGLDRDSSIVANLFDERDPAVKKLLALAIKTAREKGKYVGICGQGPSDHPDLAEWLMDQGIESVSLNPDTVVDTWLRLAKRKAKAA
- a CDS encoding nuclear transport factor 2 family protein, with the translated sequence MSALLLAAVMVTSMDAEPTPPSVVQAMFDAFNRHDATAMARLYASDARLASSDFCKTRTGRAEVVRTYRELFAAFPDIRDEVEQMVVQDDRVAVRFMARSDAGVLPLRLPISTFLTVRHGQILSDDSIFDTGGRPCSP
- the lepB gene encoding signal peptidase I, with the protein product MRRLTRLLADNKGFLTFMLCMFMFRSAVADWNVVPTGSMQPTIEIGDRILVDKAAYDIRLPFTHVSLMHRADPQRGDIVVLDSSAAGERLVKRVIGVPGDQVALIQNRLYVNGKAADYRPIQVSRIRDDREDPALYAVEDTGGMHHAVRWSLAAQGHTRDFGPVSVPAGHYLLLGDNRDNSADSRYFGFFPRNEITGRATRVAMSLDPDNHYLPRKDRWGAALR
- a CDS encoding PP2C family protein-serine/threonine phosphatase, whose product is MIEFGHGTHVGLRRTRNEDTYYADASLGLFLVADGMGGHQHGEVASALVRDAVADLVTRGHSLVEAVRAADERLIQHSRGFRDARPMGTTIAALRLHADSYEVVWVGDSRVYLWQKTLRQVSHDHSLVQELVEAGTLDAAQAARHPHRNVITQALGITAAEQLHIGMARGKLEHGTCFLLCTDGLTEEVGDAVIGEIVSRQDLSAQESVEHLLLAALDGGGSDNVTAILARIN
- the dnaQ gene encoding DNA polymerase III subunit epsilon, yielding MRQIVLDTETTGLEVRQGHRLIEIACVEMIERRPTGRYYQTYLNPDRAIDEGARQVTGIEDEFLLDKPRFADVVEEFLAFVDGAEVIIHNATFDVGFINGELARLGESFGRLEDRCSVLDTLAMARERYPGQRNSLDALCKRLGVDNSARDLHGGLIDAQLLADVYIAMTSGQVVLDLGFEGAQEQGAAVALTPVLLDRRPRVLRANADEAVAHEKRLDSLDKSAGGTSVWRREAAPAVN
- the rnhA gene encoding ribonuclease HI, whose amino-acid sequence is MTEVEAFTDGACLGNPGPGGWAALLRAKGTERMLSGGEPATTNNRMELMAAIAALEALTRPCKVALTTDSKYVMQGIEQWVPKWRANGWKTADKKPVKNQDLWERLSNATQAHQVRWHWVRGHNGHVENERVDVAAREQAEQFRSKP
- a CDS encoding methyltransferase domain-containing protein, producing the protein MSQRDQDIYSSAPLRNLLAEETVALAPGLQRCSGPHALLVSAAADDMPPVLPLLGNWTCLSMAGQRYGGDVKARTDESLPFIDDAFDLVLLRHALEVSGTPQQMLEEASRVLAPGGVLALTGLHPLSAWLPWMMWRTRGNAPTMHSPLLLERWVRRRELDIERVERVGRLWPSRHAGIDTTHALGGGYLLIARKRRRMAAPIRLKPKALPATVNVGLAPGARRNAAS
- the gloB gene encoding hydroxyacylglutathione hydrolase, whose product is MHVVPLPALADNYIWLLHDDDGNAIVVDPGDAQPVEAALAQRHLQLRAILLTHHHHDHIGGVDALLSRHRVPVYAPHDERIATATQRVGDGDIVQLVTPAARFEVMAVPGHTTTHIAYTGEGILLCGDTLFSMGCGRLFEGTPEQMLTSLDRLASLPSHTLVCCAHEYTAANGRFARTIEPDNAPLAARQQEVANLRARNQPSLPVALSVEQATNPFLRTDSDAVIAWGRQQGVDGDRVARFAALRANKDVFTG
- a CDS encoding LysM peptidoglycan-binding domain-containing protein produces the protein MTTSVPQKTVSLHPGLRTDPTSIAANAADEGNVWQNLRNSFAMADCDADPNIAAWARRYTSNPERFENQIAAAAPRLAYVQQVAARHNVAGEFALIPWVESQYRPVPGGKGMPAGMWQIMPQTANALGIRVDKNFDGRLDVPAATDAIMALLSRYHDDLGDWRLVDYAFNAGEFGIKRVVSQHGEPPAEPVIPKMPVKPVTREHLVKLLAIACVIREPDRFNVSLPTLPSEQRLVAVSVDNSMPITRAASHAGMSTDELKDINAAFRNGVVDTNASPYLLLPRSKVQQFRNSLLAEGNSGSAQTVPGTATLPPLGAALSAADNEDDNGSAPAMSGNTTRRTHTVKSGESLWSIARQYSLDIKQLEQWNHLKGPGVKPGQVLRVNAPG